AGGTGTCCTTCGGTGTCACAAATATGTTTCCAGAATGAAGGTCACCATGTGTTTCTAGAACCCTCCCCTTCTTGACTCTTTTTTCAAAAAGAGCACTGTTTTTGTTTATGAACTCAAGATTTTTCCCAATAAGGGCATTGAATTCGTTACTTGAAAAAAGGTCACCGATGAAACATTCGAGATCCTTAAAATTATCCATGACATTTTTTTTAACATTCGCCAAGGAGCCATATTTTCCATTATAATCGACTCTAGCCATTTTATGGAATAAGAGTATCTTCAACGCTATTTCTTCAAGGATCTCTTTCTTAATCTTGTTTTTTTCGATTAGAGTCCTCATTATGTATTTTTCAGGTATCCTTTTCATTACTATAGTATAATCAAGAGGCAATCCAGTGTCTGAAAGTATCAGGCCGTTGCCCTCTTTTATCATTGGCGAAACCTCAAGGTACATATCAGGACATAATAGCTTGTTTATTCTAAACTCCTCTTTGCAGTAGAACTCTCTCTTCTCTAGAGTTGAATAATCAAGAAATGAAAACATTGCATCTTTTTTTATCTTATATGCAAAGTTTTTAGTAAGAAAGATATAAGAGATATGGGTCTCCTTTACCTCTTCTATCTTTTCATTGAATGTTTTATCGTCAATCATTAATTTTAGATGCTCATTCATTGAAAATAATGGTATATGTATATTTAAAAGGTTTTATGGCATAGGATAACGGTAGAAATTGAAAGAAGCCTATTTAAGCTTCATTTTTGGATTATTCGGGATTATTCATGTATGTTATTATCAAGAAATAAGTGTTTCACCCGAAACTTTAAAATAGATAGTAAAGGCATGATTAGTGTGGTTTCATGTGCGGAATCGTTGGAATTATTACCGATGGCGAAATATCGATAAAAAATGACCTCTTGAAGTCTTTAAAGAGACTTGAGTATAGGGGTTATGACTCAGTGGGATACGCCGATGTCCAAGGCAATGTAGAAAAGGATATAGGCGAGATATCACAATTCTTGGAAACTATCAAGGATTCAAACACGTCATGCGCAATCTCCCACACACGATGGGCGACACATGGTGGAGTTACAAAAATTAATTCTCACCCACACTGGGACTGCAAAAAAAATATATTTACCGTTCATAATGGTATTATTGAGAATTATCAAGAACTACAGAAGGAGCTAATTGCAAAAGGTCATGTCTTTATCACAGAGACTGATTCTGAAATTATTTCACATTTCCTGGAAGAAGAGCTAAAATCAAAGGATATGATTGAAGCGATAAAGAGTTTCATTAAAAGAATTGAAGGCACATATGCCATACTCGTCATTGAAAAAGATAAAAACAGGATTTATGCTATAAAGAAGGATTCACCACTTGTTTTAGGTCTTGCTAAAGACAAATTTTATCTAGCATCTGATATATATGCATTCTCTGATACCACAAACAAGGCAATATTTTTTGAGGATAAGGAATTTGCCGTAATTGATCCAAATAAATACACTTTTTATGATAGCGATGGTAAAGAAATCAAAAAAGGGATTTACGAGTTCACCTGGGCAATATCCCAAGAGGAGTCTGTTCAAAGCTACCCACATTACATGATAAAGGAAATCCATGAACAGCCAATATCATCTCAAAGACTTATCAGCTCTCTTGACGGCGAGCAACATGACAAGATCACTAAGATAGCCAATCTTGTCAAAAACTCAAAAAGAGTAGTTTTTACAGCTGCTGGAAGCTCTTATTACGCTTCCCTTTTGGGCATATACTTCCTTAACAGAGCCGGAATAAATGCTCACACGTTAATTGCAAGTGAGTTCCAAAATTTTATGCTTGTGGACAAAGATACCCTCTTTATAGCGATATCCCAAAGTGGCGAAACTATGGATGTTGTGGCAGCAACAAAGTGGGCAAGAGAAAGAGGGGCTAAAATAGTATCCCTTGTAAATGTTCCACACTCAACTCTACAGAGAATGTCTGATACCTCTCTTGAAATACATGCTGGGCCAGAGATATGCGTGGCCGCTACAAAGACATTTACAAATCAGGTTATTGCGCTCTTATATCTATCATCTCTATTAGGATTTTCTGTTAACATGAAAACAATACCTGGAAAAATTGACTATGTAATAAAGGAAAACGAAGAAAGTATTAAGCGCATGGCCGATGAACTTTATGAGAAAAAAGACATTTACATAATCGGAAGAGGCCTCTCCTACCCACCTTCAAGAGAAATGGCGTTGAAGCTAAAGGAGATATCCTACATACATGCTGAAGGTATGATGGGGGGAGAACTAAAGCACGGCACCATTGCTCTGATAGAACCAGGTACCCCAGTTATAGCATTGATTCCGGGTAAAGATTTTGATATGTACTCAAACGCCAAGGAAGTTGAGGCGCGAGGGGCAAGGGTAATAACAATTGCCAACATGATGGACTCAGACTTTAAGATGAATATCACCATAAATGACGGCAAGTTTGCCATTTTATCTGTTGTGATAGGCCAGCTGCTCACATACTACATTGCAAGGAAAAAAGGTCTTCCGATCGATAAACCAAGAAATCTTGCGAAGTCTGTGACTGTAAAGTGATCAAAGCCCCTGCCATATTTTATCCCCGATGTAGTGAAGAGTTTTGATTACTTTTCCTTCTTTCATTGAAGATATCTCTTCAGAAGAATACATTGCAATGCCAACGGCAATCGGCTTTCCATGCTTTTCATCTATGATTATCACAGGTCCGTCTTTCTCGATATGGCCTCCTACTTCTTTAATCCCTGGCCTCATGACATCAGCACCTTTTGAGATGAATGGGACAGCCCCCATATCTATTACTATTTTTCTTGGTATCTCTTCTTTTTTCAGAGAAACTAGGAGTTTCAGAGAGGGTATGAAATTATCCTTCAATTTCAGGAAAGAGGGGGCATCATTTACATAAATTATATCGATGTTTTCGTCTAGATTTGATATCTTAAAAGAAGACTTACTATCGATGCTCTGCAAAATAGTTTCCCCAAAAAGATTTCGAATAGAGTTTAAAACGTCTTTTATTTCTCCTTTTTTTAGGTCATGGACGGGTTTTTTCTTCATATAAGTATTATATGCCTTTATTATGTATTTAAGTTTATAGGGATGTTAATTTGGAGATATTTCGCCGTTAACTTTAAATACTATTTTATTCTGATTCCATAATAGGTGATATATTGGCTCAAAGACCACTCGACATCATACACAGAGCTTTGGATTCCAACGTCCTAGTAGAGCTTAAAGGCGGTAGAGA
Above is a window of Methanofastidiosum sp. DNA encoding:
- the glmS gene encoding glutamine--fructose-6-phosphate transaminase (isomerizing); this encodes MCGIVGIITDGEISIKNDLLKSLKRLEYRGYDSVGYADVQGNVEKDIGEISQFLETIKDSNTSCAISHTRWATHGGVTKINSHPHWDCKKNIFTVHNGIIENYQELQKELIAKGHVFITETDSEIISHFLEEELKSKDMIEAIKSFIKRIEGTYAILVIEKDKNRIYAIKKDSPLVLGLAKDKFYLASDIYAFSDTTNKAIFFEDKEFAVIDPNKYTFYDSDGKEIKKGIYEFTWAISQEESVQSYPHYMIKEIHEQPISSQRLISSLDGEQHDKITKIANLVKNSKRVVFTAAGSSYYASLLGIYFLNRAGINAHTLIASEFQNFMLVDKDTLFIAISQSGETMDVVAATKWARERGAKIVSLVNVPHSTLQRMSDTSLEIHAGPEICVAATKTFTNQVIALLYLSSLLGFSVNMKTIPGKIDYVIKENEESIKRMADELYEKKDIYIIGRGLSYPPSREMALKLKEISYIHAEGMMGGELKHGTIALIEPGTPVIALIPGKDFDMYSNAKEVEARGARVITIANMMDSDFKMNITINDGKFAILSVVIGQLLTYYIARKKGLPIDKPRNLAKSVTVK
- a CDS encoding DUF1947 domain-containing protein, with the protein product MKKKPVHDLKKGEIKDVLNSIRNLFGETILQSIDSKSSFKISNLDENIDIIYVNDAPSFLKLKDNFIPSLKLLVSLKKEEIPRKIVIDMGAVPFISKGADVMRPGIKEVGGHIEKDGPVIIIDEKHGKPIAVGIAMYSSEEISSMKEGKVIKTLHYIGDKIWQGL